A part of Kitasatospora acidiphila genomic DNA contains:
- a CDS encoding PWWP domain-containing protein yields the protein MQRIKWDAQKYGGYCGSLGRFEFFEINLSDKYDDSRPWRLLPKSNMVPGGILGFETIDAAKEHAEQAMTAFLNAIGAQWKDEQ from the coding sequence GTGCAGCGCATTAAGTGGGATGCACAGAAATACGGCGGCTACTGCGGAAGTCTCGGACGATTTGAGTTCTTCGAGATCAACCTGAGCGACAAGTACGATGATTCGCGGCCGTGGCGCTTGTTGCCCAAGTCCAATATGGTCCCTGGTGGCATTCTGGGATTCGAAACCATTGATGCAGCCAAGGAGCATGCCGAGCAGGCTATGACGGCATTCCTGAACGCCATTGGCGCACAGTGGAAGGATGAGCAGTGA
- a CDS encoding Acb2/Tad1 domain-containing protein, protein MTYEELNRRFDHHPPKDALTIDQHQDVRAGCKLLAALVDEVCPEGREKALALTKIEEAMFWANASIARDGSK, encoded by the coding sequence GTGACCTACGAAGAGCTGAACCGCCGCTTCGACCATCATCCGCCGAAGGATGCTCTGACCATCGATCAGCACCAGGACGTACGAGCCGGCTGCAAGCTCCTTGCAGCCCTGGTCGATGAGGTCTGTCCGGAGGGACGTGAGAAGGCTCTTGCCCTGACGAAGATCGAAGAAGCGATGTTCTGGGCCAATGCCTCGATTGCCCGTGATGGCTCCAAGTGA
- a CDS encoding phage terminase small subunit has protein sequence MAGRGPAPKPADKRHRRNASTDAASLSSDGTLRGSPLPRSGWVMRSDGESLDLPWPEATKTWWLNWRRSPQAKAFTASDWDVLLETAVLHARFWTGDHSVASELRLRVAKFGATIEDRARLKMEIEHQDQDDAPASTETPSGVPDLTDYRRRYAAGSE, from the coding sequence ATGGCTGGTCGTGGTCCAGCTCCGAAGCCGGCAGACAAGCGCCACAGGCGCAACGCGTCGACCGACGCTGCCTCCCTCTCCTCTGACGGAACGCTTCGCGGGAGTCCGCTCCCGCGGTCGGGTTGGGTGATGCGATCCGATGGCGAGTCGCTGGATCTGCCTTGGCCTGAGGCCACGAAGACATGGTGGCTCAACTGGCGTCGCTCACCTCAGGCGAAGGCCTTCACTGCCTCAGACTGGGATGTGCTCCTGGAGACTGCCGTTCTCCACGCCCGATTTTGGACGGGTGATCACAGCGTCGCCTCTGAACTCAGGCTCCGCGTAGCCAAGTTCGGGGCGACGATCGAGGATCGCGCGCGTCTGAAGATGGAGATCGAGCACCAGGACCAAGACGACGCTCCCGCGTCGACCGAGACTCCTTCTGGCGTCCCTGACCTGACTGACTACCGCCGCCGCTATGCGGCCGGCTCGGAGTGA
- a CDS encoding terminase: MTEKLKPLPPTQTLGYRILDWCRANLIQPDGEHQGEPFTFTDEQAAFVTHFYGVDDAGRFTFRRAVLSRPKGWGKSPLLAALCCAELLGPVVYAGRDASGEPIGRPQPSPLVQLAAVSEDQTANTYDLVKEMLTGPAERNHPGLDVGLTRVYSATGKLVQVTSNSKSREGQRTTFAVLDETHLWNPSNGGDRLAAVIRRNLAKMDGRSVETTNAFVPGEESVAERSAEAAQKAREGRLRRDGLLYDHVEPPFEVDKTNERSIRDALSFVYGDARAWINFDRIIDEIWDPATDPQDSDRFYFNMITHATDSWISQPEWLVCQDHEKMIEPGEVITLGFDGSRKRVRGVTDATALIGCRVSDGHLFQLAVWEQPEGPAGEGWEVPIIEVLAAVDDAFDQYSVVGFFADPAKWEGHVNTWEARYGPRLTVKASANHPIEWWMTGGRASLTVRALEILHNAIVDQEMTHDGSFALTRHVLNARRRVGRSGITIAKDHPSSPRKIDGAIAATLAFKARMDALASGVTEVKKKSRKLYRF; encoded by the coding sequence GTGACTGAGAAGCTCAAGCCGCTTCCTCCCACACAGACTCTCGGGTATCGGATTCTCGACTGGTGCCGTGCGAATCTGATTCAGCCCGATGGCGAGCATCAAGGCGAGCCATTCACCTTCACCGATGAGCAAGCGGCTTTTGTCACGCATTTTTATGGCGTCGATGACGCCGGACGATTCACCTTCCGACGGGCCGTCCTCTCTCGCCCAAAGGGATGGGGAAAGTCTCCTCTCTTGGCCGCGCTCTGTTGCGCGGAACTACTCGGGCCAGTCGTTTACGCCGGGCGAGATGCTTCAGGCGAGCCGATAGGCCGGCCTCAGCCGTCTCCCTTGGTTCAGCTCGCAGCAGTCTCCGAAGACCAGACGGCTAACACCTACGATCTCGTCAAGGAGATGCTGACCGGTCCTGCTGAACGGAATCATCCGGGCTTGGACGTCGGCCTCACGCGCGTCTACAGCGCGACTGGCAAGCTCGTTCAGGTCACCAGCAACTCGAAGAGTCGCGAAGGCCAGCGAACGACTTTTGCCGTTCTAGACGAAACCCATTTGTGGAACCCTTCCAACGGTGGGGACAGGCTTGCAGCTGTCATCCGACGCAATCTCGCGAAGATGGACGGTCGGTCTGTCGAGACGACAAATGCCTTCGTCCCTGGCGAAGAATCCGTTGCCGAGAGATCCGCTGAAGCGGCCCAGAAAGCGCGAGAGGGACGGCTACGGCGTGATGGCCTGCTCTACGACCATGTAGAACCCCCATTCGAGGTAGACAAAACGAATGAGCGGAGCATCCGCGACGCGCTCTCTTTCGTCTACGGCGACGCGCGAGCGTGGATCAATTTCGATCGCATCATTGATGAGATCTGGGATCCCGCCACGGATCCTCAGGACAGCGATCGCTTCTACTTCAACATGATTACGCATGCTACCGATAGCTGGATATCTCAGCCGGAATGGTTGGTTTGCCAGGATCACGAGAAGATGATTGAGCCCGGAGAGGTTATAACCCTCGGGTTTGATGGCTCGCGCAAGCGTGTTCGCGGCGTAACCGACGCTACCGCCCTCATTGGCTGTCGAGTCTCTGATGGTCACCTCTTTCAGTTGGCCGTTTGGGAACAGCCCGAAGGCCCCGCCGGGGAAGGCTGGGAAGTTCCGATCATCGAGGTTCTTGCGGCCGTTGACGATGCCTTCGATCAGTATTCTGTGGTCGGCTTTTTCGCCGACCCCGCGAAATGGGAAGGCCACGTCAACACTTGGGAGGCCCGATACGGGCCCCGGCTGACAGTGAAAGCATCCGCCAATCACCCCATCGAATGGTGGATGACTGGTGGCCGAGCCAGCCTCACCGTGAGAGCCCTTGAGATCTTGCATAACGCGATCGTCGATCAGGAGATGACCCACGATGGCTCATTCGCTTTGACGCGACACGTCCTCAACGCCCGTAGGCGTGTTGGTCGATCCGGAATCACGATCGCCAAGGACCATCCGTCTTCCCCGAGGAAGATTGACGGCGCCATTGCCGCAACGCTGGCGTTTAAGGCCAGGATGGACGCTCTTGCGTCCGGCGTGACCGAAGTCAAGAAGAAATCCCGCAAGCTCTACCGATTCTAA
- a CDS encoding phage portal protein yields MLNDANTPNSPGWWLLRLGTTLAADTDRLETLQQYDSGKHPLPTGNRKMRETYHRLQKMSRSNYTGLIAEAVRERLSVLGFRTGSAGSQSTDEEAWRIWQANSLDADCGIVHHQAGALGRAYVIVGPNPQDPTTPIITPESPLSVIHESDPIRSRVLLAAMKTWLDSISGRQLAIVYLPDRICYFRAVKEGQSGTAWQATAWEPDPDKSEAPNPLGEVPVIPFVNRRQRNLMGMGEFEDVTDIQDRINVTVLDRLVTQAMQAYRQRWIKGVEVEDENGNPQRPFDPGADLLWIVPDADASFGDFQATDLKPILSACSADIRDIAAISRTPPHYLLADIANVSGDALAAAESGLTSKVKDRAIEFGECWERVIRLAGQYIGSEIGTDSVIVWADPERHTLAELADAAVKWEAAGVPFRERMALLGFTPSEIDRMEAERMKDALMASLSSPMGVDPGAAPAATTLPLTDPGASAPQTPPAPPAVK; encoded by the coding sequence GTGCTCAACGACGCTAACACTCCGAATTCCCCTGGCTGGTGGCTCTTGCGTCTCGGAACCACGCTTGCTGCGGATACCGATCGGTTGGAAACACTTCAGCAGTACGACTCCGGGAAGCATCCGTTGCCGACAGGCAACCGGAAAATGCGGGAGACCTATCATCGCCTTCAAAAGATGTCCCGGAGCAACTACACAGGGCTCATTGCTGAGGCGGTCCGAGAGCGTCTTTCCGTCCTGGGATTCAGGACTGGTTCCGCTGGCAGCCAGAGCACTGACGAGGAAGCCTGGCGCATCTGGCAGGCAAACTCCCTCGATGCCGATTGCGGCATCGTCCATCATCAGGCCGGCGCACTTGGTCGGGCCTACGTGATCGTCGGTCCGAATCCCCAGGATCCGACCACGCCGATCATCACACCGGAGTCGCCGCTAAGCGTGATCCATGAGTCTGATCCGATTCGAAGCAGAGTTCTCCTAGCTGCCATGAAGACATGGCTTGACTCGATCTCTGGCCGACAGCTTGCCATCGTGTATCTGCCCGATCGCATCTGTTACTTCCGGGCAGTCAAGGAAGGGCAGTCGGGCACGGCTTGGCAGGCTACCGCATGGGAGCCGGATCCAGACAAGTCTGAGGCTCCAAATCCTCTTGGCGAAGTGCCAGTCATTCCTTTCGTTAACCGGCGGCAGCGCAATCTGATGGGCATGGGCGAATTCGAGGATGTCACGGACATCCAAGATCGAATCAATGTCACCGTGCTCGATCGTCTCGTCACTCAGGCAATGCAGGCCTATCGGCAACGGTGGATTAAGGGCGTCGAAGTTGAGGACGAGAACGGAAATCCTCAGCGCCCATTTGATCCGGGCGCTGATCTCCTGTGGATCGTGCCGGACGCCGATGCATCATTCGGCGACTTCCAGGCGACCGACCTAAAGCCGATTCTATCGGCCTGCTCGGCTGACATCCGAGACATTGCGGCTATCAGTCGCACCCCTCCCCACTATCTGTTGGCGGACATTGCAAATGTGTCTGGAGACGCCCTGGCAGCCGCTGAAAGCGGCCTAACGTCAAAGGTCAAAGACAGGGCAATCGAATTCGGCGAGTGCTGGGAACGGGTCATTCGTTTGGCCGGCCAGTACATCGGCTCTGAGATCGGGACTGACTCAGTCATCGTCTGGGCCGATCCTGAGCGGCACACACTTGCTGAGCTTGCAGACGCTGCCGTGAAATGGGAGGCCGCTGGCGTTCCCTTCAGGGAACGGATGGCGCTTCTGGGCTTCACTCCGAGCGAGATCGACCGCATGGAAGCTGAGCGCATGAAGGATGCGCTAATGGCATCTCTCAGCTCTCCCATGGGAGTTGATCCGGGCGCCGCCCCGGCCGCCACGACTTTGCCCCTGACGGATCCTGGCGCTTCGGCGCCCCAGACTCCGCCGGCTCCGCCGGCCGTGAAGTGA
- a CDS encoding phage major capsid protein yields the protein MATNPFSGGQYGSGVYRNAGSPAGGEALVPTPVSAEIIQELPTASAILQRARPVRMSALTQRQPVLSVLPQAYFLNSGGTPGGADFALKSTTQQQWKNVNLVAEELAVIVPIPMAYLDDAQVDIWAEVRPRIVEAFGIAIDAACLFGVNRPTTWSTDIYTAATAAGNTVTPQTMTGANEADLGVAVTQMGASLVKQGFSINGFVTAPGFGWTLAGYRSPQGLPIYQPNPDNTPGGRLYGFDTAEALNGAFDPTKASLIAGNWGNAIVGLRQDITFTMHTDGVIQDASGAIVLNLMQEDSVALRCVMRLGFATANPVTALGQKKGTYYPFSVMTSVPQLT from the coding sequence TTGGCTACTAACCCGTTCTCCGGTGGCCAGTATGGCTCCGGTGTCTACCGTAATGCTGGTTCGCCGGCCGGTGGCGAGGCTCTCGTTCCGACTCCGGTCTCTGCGGAGATTATCCAGGAGCTTCCGACGGCTTCGGCCATTCTCCAGCGGGCACGCCCGGTTCGAATGAGCGCGCTGACTCAGCGCCAGCCTGTGCTTAGCGTTCTGCCTCAGGCGTACTTCCTGAATTCTGGCGGTACTCCCGGTGGCGCTGACTTCGCTCTGAAGAGCACGACTCAGCAGCAGTGGAAGAACGTTAACCTTGTTGCCGAAGAGCTGGCCGTCATCGTTCCTATTCCGATGGCCTACCTCGATGATGCTCAGGTCGACATCTGGGCCGAGGTCCGGCCGCGGATTGTCGAGGCTTTCGGTATTGCCATTGACGCCGCGTGTCTTTTCGGCGTGAACAGGCCGACTACTTGGAGCACGGACATCTACACCGCCGCTACCGCGGCCGGTAACACCGTGACTCCCCAGACCATGACGGGCGCCAATGAGGCAGATCTCGGCGTGGCCGTTACCCAGATGGGCGCCTCGCTCGTGAAGCAGGGCTTTTCTATCAATGGCTTCGTCACGGCCCCCGGCTTTGGTTGGACTCTCGCCGGCTACCGCTCTCCTCAGGGTCTGCCGATTTATCAGCCGAACCCGGACAACACTCCTGGCGGCCGCCTTTACGGATTTGACACTGCCGAGGCCCTGAACGGCGCATTCGATCCGACTAAGGCATCTCTGATTGCTGGGAACTGGGGCAACGCGATTGTTGGTCTACGCCAGGACATCACCTTCACCATGCACACCGATGGTGTCATTCAGGATGCTTCTGGGGCCATCGTTCTGAACCTCATGCAGGAGGATTCGGTAGCGCTTCGGTGCGTCATGCGGCTCGGTTTCGCGACTGCTAACCCGGTTACTGCTCTTGGGCAGAAGAAGGGCACCTACTACCCCTTCAGCGTGATGACTTCGGTCCCCCAGCTGACCTGA
- a CDS encoding glycosyltransferase family 4 protein: protein MRVLAAVHWYVPLHNGGAEVMLHTMLRALVDRGHEVHVLESRPPLNERYRHDGYVVDGTQVHPHRDKEDLPELMAESDIVVTHLENTARAVILSRWMQKPCFVVLHNDHENTRSWSSAQDVWQVYNSEWLRDELGPTAQSLIVRPPILSEEYRTTPGEAVTLVNLSPEKGSGVFYELAARMPETRFLGVVGAHGDQVRRDLPNVTLVEHQDPHAMREVYARTRVLLMPSDYESWGRVGVEAMASGIPVIASPTAGLTESLGHAGVFVPRDDLDGWESAVRRLQDGRSWRAASRRAKARSNELDAHRIEDLAAWCDAVESA, encoded by the coding sequence GTGCGCGTACTCGCGGCAGTTCATTGGTATGTACCCCTGCACAATGGCGGGGCTGAGGTGATGCTGCACACGATGTTGCGCGCACTGGTGGACCGCGGACACGAGGTTCATGTCCTGGAGTCTCGTCCGCCGCTCAATGAGCGGTACCGGCATGACGGATACGTCGTTGACGGCACTCAGGTCCATCCTCACCGGGATAAGGAAGATCTCCCGGAACTCATGGCGGAATCGGATATTGTCGTGACGCATCTGGAGAACACGGCACGGGCCGTGATCCTGTCCCGATGGATGCAGAAGCCATGCTTCGTCGTGCTTCACAACGATCACGAGAACACCCGGTCGTGGTCGAGTGCACAGGATGTCTGGCAGGTCTATAACTCCGAGTGGCTCCGGGACGAGCTAGGCCCGACTGCTCAGAGTCTGATCGTGCGTCCGCCGATCCTCTCGGAGGAGTACAGGACGACTCCGGGCGAAGCGGTGACCCTGGTCAACCTCAGCCCGGAGAAGGGTTCAGGCGTCTTCTACGAGTTGGCCGCTCGCATGCCAGAGACACGGTTCCTTGGCGTGGTCGGTGCCCACGGGGACCAGGTCCGTCGGGACCTTCCTAACGTGACGCTCGTTGAGCACCAGGACCCGCACGCCATGCGTGAGGTATACGCCAGGACGCGTGTCCTGCTGATGCCGTCCGACTATGAGTCTTGGGGTCGTGTCGGTGTCGAGGCTATGGCGTCCGGGATCCCAGTCATTGCATCCCCAACTGCCGGACTGACAGAGTCACTTGGGCATGCTGGAGTCTTCGTCCCGCGCGATGATCTCGACGGTTGGGAGTCGGCGGTGCGCCGGCTTCAGGATGGCCGATCCTGGCGGGCCGCGTCCCGTCGGGCGAAGGCCCGGTCGAACGAGCTTGATGCCCACCGCATCGAGGATCTTGCGGCGTGGTGCGACGCGGTGGAGTCGGCATGA
- a CDS encoding head-tail adaptor protein, protein MSLDQILSIPITIQRAGSTPDRYGNVGLDWSTPTSVTVLGWLDTNQRKMKEDIRDRDELESDGNAFLPAGTDVRGTDRLVINGITYQVYGIPAPVYRPGWGLHHVECRIKRYAG, encoded by the coding sequence ATGAGCCTAGATCAGATCCTCTCAATCCCCATCACCATCCAGCGGGCCGGCTCCACGCCGGACCGCTACGGCAATGTCGGGCTGGACTGGTCGACTCCAACCAGCGTCACCGTGCTCGGTTGGCTCGACACCAATCAGCGCAAGATGAAGGAAGACATTCGGGATCGCGACGAGCTAGAGAGCGACGGGAATGCCTTTCTTCCGGCCGGGACCGACGTCCGCGGCACAGATCGTCTCGTCATCAATGGCATCACGTATCAGGTGTACGGGATCCCTGCCCCGGTCTACCGGCCGGGCTGGGGCCTGCATCACGTCGAATGCCGAATCAAGCGGTACGCGGGATGA
- a CDS encoding protein kinase family protein: protein MTEELYQQAELVDLVNDAGEAVKGEAVRLADRISVTGEFRDSIQGELLRAKNGAPFYRVWSADPGALAIEFGTAKGNKPHRILGQAIGKWTDVNMTRHPAVDRKRRQRKVEKSIDAWVAAALKSRGK from the coding sequence GTGACTGAGGAGCTTTACCAACAGGCCGAGCTAGTCGATCTCGTCAATGATGCCGGTGAAGCCGTCAAGGGCGAAGCCGTTCGGCTCGCCGACCGAATTTCTGTCACTGGCGAGTTCCGCGATTCAATCCAGGGCGAGCTACTGCGAGCCAAGAATGGTGCCCCCTTCTACCGCGTTTGGTCTGCCGATCCTGGCGCCCTTGCGATCGAGTTTGGCACCGCGAAGGGCAACAAACCTCACCGGATTCTCGGCCAGGCAATCGGGAAGTGGACCGACGTAAACATGACTAGGCATCCGGCGGTTGACCGAAAGCGACGTCAGCGCAAGGTCGAGAAAAGCATTGATGCCTGGGTTGCTGCCGCTCTGAAGAGTAGGGGGAAGTGA
- a CDS encoding phage tail termination protein has translation MTEPALLPDVEEVFTQWLTAQSALSGVIVCTSLPITYDGSQRVVRLDRIGGAADYLMRIDRPRLDVDCWGPSKAAASDLTALVRRLLLVDLIQGANLSQWSCSISDVREDVGPQYLDEPDYPPAGRYLMQITAVVHSA, from the coding sequence ATGACGGAACCCGCGCTCTTGCCCGACGTTGAAGAGGTATTCACGCAATGGCTGACAGCACAGAGCGCCCTGTCTGGCGTGATCGTGTGCACCAGCCTGCCCATTACGTATGACGGAAGTCAGAGAGTTGTGCGGCTCGACCGTATCGGCGGAGCCGCTGATTACCTCATGCGCATCGACCGGCCGCGGCTCGATGTCGACTGCTGGGGCCCCAGCAAGGCCGCGGCGTCTGACCTTACGGCGCTGGTGCGCCGGCTTCTCCTGGTCGACCTGATTCAGGGAGCAAATCTCTCCCAATGGTCGTGCTCAATCTCCGACGTTCGAGAGGACGTCGGCCCCCAGTATCTCGATGAACCCGATTACCCACCAGCCGGCCGCTATCTGATGCAAATCACGGCCGTGGTCCATTCGGCCTAG
- a CDS encoding phage tail tube protein, with translation MAVTGQTTSQIRVAGTGHLYIAPVGTAAPTDVTTAWGAGWQDLGFTDESGVVVGKKDSWDSINLWQTTVPARMVPKSRAFTAKFTLEQINAVTLPLWAGGGTVSTNGASGYLYTISETLTSYERALGIEWTDNNGAITTRIIIPRGQVSDTTDITLTRDKSASLGITYDALGIDGVTPLAYWYSNDPNLTP, from the coding sequence ATGGCTGTCACCGGCCAGACTACATCTCAGATTCGAGTGGCCGGCACGGGCCACCTTTATATTGCCCCTGTCGGCACTGCTGCCCCGACTGACGTCACCACCGCATGGGGCGCCGGATGGCAGGATCTTGGTTTTACCGACGAAAGCGGCGTGGTTGTCGGCAAGAAGGATTCTTGGGATTCCATCAATCTGTGGCAAACCACTGTACCGGCTCGAATGGTCCCGAAGTCTCGCGCCTTCACGGCGAAGTTCACGCTTGAGCAGATCAACGCCGTCACGCTGCCCCTGTGGGCCGGCGGTGGCACTGTCTCTACCAATGGTGCTAGCGGCTATCTCTACACCATTTCCGAGACCCTGACTAGCTACGAGAGGGCTCTTGGGATCGAGTGGACTGATAACAACGGCGCTATCACTACGCGCATCATCATCCCGCGAGGTCAGGTCAGTGACACCACGGATATCACTCTGACCCGCGATAAGTCCGCGAGCCTGGGCATTACCTATGACGCCCTTGGGATTGATGGCGTGACTCCGCTGGCCTACTGGTACAGCAATGACCCGAACCTGACCCCCTGA